From Anopheles arabiensis isolate DONGOLA chromosome 3, AaraD3, whole genome shotgun sequence, a single genomic window includes:
- the LOC120904566 gene encoding transcription factor glial cells missing 2-like gives MVIVQSNVINSSGGGGQLGMDWDINDPSVPIVTESDYYAFNEWSDGHCRYIYRGTSEEAKRHSSGWAMRNTNNHNVNILKKSCLGVLVCSAGCILPNGDKIHLRPAICDKARRKQQGKACPNRLCIGGILEILPCRGHCGYPVTHFWRHTPHAIFFQAKGVHDHPRPEAKSSGETRRVLGLGRRERVLRTVQSKMNKINGIKQPRKSSKQHYTIAKATSYSSISSNEVVKSPDSSFEDSNYQMDYLTGSSAPNGCTYNVNHHPPVQQQTHPIQQQQPLQCPQNPPQDYTQNCFYDTNFIHPEEIFQLDQPLRPIASSGNNKYQSQQHPSGPPTGNMFDLDLGADGKSSYSGKSDQFSTYRGPEYATTGIGRYFDCVKYESNTDTDTASLTSSGCSSVLDDIAYYASPQVDYQNNNHTNNNSLAQLDMNKIGLRACDGINSFFISQSSCVSPTTNDHKSSDPGQHTHQQQQQLDAYGTLSYENYSASSSPNASQLYGSYDTTVGQPLGQSLTHTSTSPHSTDGRMVPTTQMVGAAPMSSCDMSPQQQQQQHQQQCNSTVGSMSETTTADNGCWWNNSFFQTTLGTSASGTDGWNQAYHESTVPVGNHNHHQQQQQLDQQYYGLEQCEYLS, from the exons ATGGTGATTGT GCAATCGAACGTGATCAACTCGAGCGGTGGCGGTGGACAGCTCGGTATGGACTGGGACATTAACGATCCCAGTGTACCGATCGTGACGGAGTCAGACTATTATGCATTTAACGAGTGGAGTGATGGTCACTGTCGCTACATCTATCGAGGCACGAGCGAAGAGGCAAAGCGCCATTCGTCCGGCTGGGCGATGCGCAACACCAACAACCATAACGTGAACATCCTGAAGAAAAGCTGCCTGGGGGTGTTGGTCTGCTCGGCCGGCTGTATCCTGCCGAACGGGGACAAAATCCATCTCCGGCCGGCCATATGCGATAAGGCACGGCGCAAACAGCAAGGCAAGGCGTGTCCCAACAG ATTATGCATTGGAGGTATTTTGGAGATTCTTCCATGCCGAGGACATTGCGGCTATCCGGTGACACACTTCTGGCGCCACACGCCACATGCGATATTTTTCCAAGCCAAAGGGGTCCATGACCATCCGCGCCCCGAAGCGAAGTCATCTGGTGAGACACGTCGTGTGTTGGGACTTGGACGGCGTGAGCGAGTACTTCGGACAGTGCAATCAAAAATGAACAAG ATTAATGGGATTAAACAGCCCAGGAAGTCTTCAAAGCAACATTACACCATCGCAAAAGCAACGAGCTACAGTTCCATTTCCTCAAATGAAGTCGTCAAGTCGCCGGACTCGTCCTTCGAAGACAGCAACTATCAGATGGATTATCTGACTGGATCGTCTGCACCTAATGGCTGTACCTATAATGTAAACCATCATCCTCCAGTACAACAGCAGACGCACCCGATtcagcaacaacagccacTACAATGTCCACAAAACCCGCCGCAAGATTACACACAGAACTGCTTTTACGATACTAACTTCATCCATCCGGAGGAAATCTTCCAACTGGACCAACCGCTGCGACCAATAGCCAGTTCCGGCAACAATAAGTACCAGTCACAGCAGCATCCAAGCGGCCCACCCACCGGTAACATGTTCGATCTGGACCTTGGAGCGGACGGCAAGTCCTCCTACAGCGGTAAAAGTGACCAATTTTCCACCTACCGTGGACCAGAGTACGCCACCACCGGCATTGGACGGTACTTTGACTGCGTCAAGTACGAAAGCAATACCGATACGGACACGGCCAGCCTTACCAGCAGCGGGTGCTCGAGCGTGCTCGACGATATTGCGTACTACGCAAGTCCGCAGGTCGATTATcagaacaacaaccacaccaaTAACAACTCCCTTGCACAACTGGACATGAACAAGATCGGTCTGCGTGCGTGCGATGGCATCAATTCGTTCTTTATTAGCCAATCAAGTTGCGTGTCACCGACGACTAATGATCACAAGTCGTCTGACCCGGGCCAGCACactcatcagcagcagcagcaactggaCGCGTACGGGACACTAAGCTACGAGAATTACAGTGCGTCTTCCTCCCCGAATGCGTCCCAGCTGTACGGGAGCTACGACACGACGGTCGGACAACCTTTGGGCCAATCGTTGACTCATACCTCCACCTCGCCCCACTCGACCGATGGACGGATGGTACCGACGACTCAGATGGTTGGTGCTGCTCCCATGTCTTCTTGTGACATGtcccctcagcagcagcagcagcagcatcaacaacagtGTAATAGCACGGTGGGTTCAATGAGTGAGACAACGACAGCGGACAATGGTTGCTGGTGGAATAATAGCTTCTTCCAGACAACTTTGGGAACATCTGCGAGTGGTACGGATGGATGGAACCAGGCGTATCACGAAAGCACAGTACCCGTCGGCAATCataaccaccaccagcagcagcaacagttagACCAGCAATACTACGGCCTAGAGCAGTGTGAATATCTCAGCTAG